The following is a genomic window from Hymenobacter monticola.
CTGCGCCAAGAAGTGGCCGCTTTTTCCGACCTGGTGGAAAACGCCGGACTGGACGCGACCGCGACGGCCCGCCTGCTGGCGATGGCCTCGGTCACCGAGCACAGCGCGCTGTATTGGTTAACGGCGCAAGCAAACCCCGACAATTTGTGGTACCCCACCACGCAAGGGCCCACCAAGCCCACCGTCGCGGCCCGGGGCGACCGGCTGGGGTGGTACTTGTTTTTGGTGGCCTTGGACGGCGGCTTTATCATCGGCGCGGCCGTGGTGGCGGTCCTGTCCATCATCTTCTGGAACGAGCCGCCCGCGCCGTGAGCCGCCGCGGCTAACCCTGTGCGACACCAGGACCACTGACTAGCGCGGGTGGTCGTGGTGTCGCACCGAAAGGTCTCCTTGCTCGCGCAAGGGGACTTTTTCATTCCATCTCCGGTTGACCACCGCTCAGGTTGCTGTTGCTATGCGTTTGTTATTGTTCGCTTTTCTGCTGCTGGGGCGAAGTTTGGGCGCCGGCTCCGCGACGGGGCAAGCGTTGGCACCGCTGGTGCTAACGGGTGCCGTTCGGGACGGCCAAACACAGCGTCCCGTGCCGTACGCTTCGGTCAGCCTTTTGCACACAACGGTGGGCACCGTCAGCAACGGCGAGGGGGCCTTTCGCTTGCAGGTGGCCGGCCACGCCGCAGATACCGTGCTCGTGCAGGCCTTGGGCTACGCGGCACAGAAACAGGCGCTTTCGGCCACCCTGCTGGCAAACCCGCCGGTTTTTTCCTTGCAGCCCCAAGCGATGGAATTGGCCCCCGTGCGCGTCACGGGGCCCTCGCCGACCGCGTTGCTCAACCAAGCGGTGCGCCAGACGCGCGCCGACATGGCCAGCCCGTTATTGCTCAAAACCTACTACCGGGAGTTTGTGACCCGCGACGGCGTGTACACCAAATTTGCCGACGCGCTGATTGATTATTATTTGGAAGCCAATCCCCGGCAACCCGAACACCCGACCGTCCAAGCCCAGGTGTTGCAGTCGCGGGTCGGGGAATCCCCCGCCCACGGCGGGGGGCTGTTGACCGCGTTGCTCCCCAAACCCCTGGATGTGACAATGGCCGGCGATTACTATAACATCTTGCAAAGCAGTCCTTTTCTGGACAGCACGGCGTTCTATTTTTATACGTATCGTCTCCAGGTGCTGGTCGCCGATGCGGAGACGAACGAGGCGACGGGTTACGTCATCACCTGCACGCCCCGCACCCGCGCCGAACGCCACCTGCGGCAGGCGACGGTGTACATTGACCCCACCACGCTGCACATTCGGCGCATTGAGTCCGAAGTACCCGTGGCCTTGCAACCGTACAATTACAGCGTGCGCGCGGGTGTCGTGTCCGCCAACGTGACCACGTTCTACAAGCGGTTGGAATACCGGGAGGTGCACGGCCGGGTGTATCCCGCGTTTGTTCGCATGGAGCGGGGGTGGCAAGTGGTGGCGTTGGCGAAAGCCCCAACCCAGTATAATTTCTCCAGCGAATTGGTGGTGACGGATTTGGGCGCGAACCCCGCTCCAATCCCCCACGCGCAGCGCTACGCGGGCCCGTTATTCCGCCGGGGGACCCGGTACGAATACCCTTATTGGCTGGAAAGCAACGCGGTAGCGGCCACGAAAGCAGAGGAACGAGCCATTCAGGAGCTAAGCAAATAGCCCGGCGGCAACGGGCCGCCAAGTTGGCAAACCCTTTGGCGTAGGATGGCACTGTTTGGTAGAATGGGCGCGCCTCGCAACGCTCAGAACCTATAATTTCAGCTAACTAAAAAAGCGCTGGCCTATCAGCCAGCGCTTTCAAAGATGTGGGTAAGGACAAGGCATAGCTGCAAGGGCCTTTTTTGTGTTTAATCCAGGCAAGTAAAGAGGCTTCTATTGCCGGCGGCGCACCTGCGCAAACTCCAGCGGCACCACGCGGCTGCCCACGGGCGCCTTCACCACCAGCGCATCGGCGGCGTCGTAGCGCGGGAAGTAGAGGTAGCCGCGCACCTGCTGGCCGGGTTCCAGCGTCACTTTGCGCAGGGCGTAGTCCTGGAGCATGGCGGCGCGCTGCCGCAGCACGTCGGAGGCCACGGCGTGCTCTATTTTGTTGGCGGCCGAAATAACGTTGTAGGTCACCGCCACGTCGCGGATGGCCGCCCGGCTCTGGTACTGTGCCACCGTTTCGCGCTTGCCGATGCTGGCCACATCAGTTGCCAGGCTCGCCGCGCTAAGCGCCAGCCCCAGCCAGTCGAATCGAGCGGCTTTGCTAGCCTCGCTCTCGGCTTTGGTGCGCAGGGCCGAGATTTCGGGCTCGGGGTCAAAAGCATCCACGGCTTTGGGAGGCAGCGGCGGCAGGGGCAGCGACTGGCTGGCGGCGGCCACGGCGGCCGTCACCTCCACGCCCAGCGGCGGTTTGGGCCGTTTGGCTTTGGGGCCTGGGACGGGCGCGGGCCGGCGGCTGGCTTCGTACTGAAACGCGGCGGGGTCCACCACCAGGGAGTGGCGCGTGGGGTTGCGGTATTCGGCCTCAAATACCACCCGGTTGGCCTCGTAGCACACAAAGCTCAGGCGCACTTCCACGCTGTCGGCGGTGGCCTGGGCCTGCTCGCGGCCTTCCACAAAAAGATTGGTGATGTGGGCGGGGCGCAGGCCCAGTTCGTAGGTGGGGGCGCAGGCCGTAGCCAATCCGGCCAGGGCCAGCCAGCGCATCGGACGAAGCGTAAAAGAGTCCATAAAACCGGCGGTTTTAGCGGTGGGGTACTGGGCGGAAGATGCAGCCCGGCGCGCTTCGGTTGCACGGTCCGCCGGCTTTTTTTCGCTTGAATTTACAATCCTATCGGCAATTGAAAATCTCCCTTTTCATCAACGCCCAACGGCCACGTGCGCCGCACCGCCGCCAGCGGCACCGGCCCAAACACGTGGGCGAAATGTTGCCCGCGGCCGGGCACCCACTCCCGCGCCACGCGCACCCCAGCGGCCGCCAGCGCGTCCTCGTCCCATTCCAGCAAAACCAAATCGGCCCGCCCGGCATAGTACCGGCGGGCCGTTTCCAGAATCTGGTGCTGCTCCGAGGAGTGAATGAAGCCCTCGGCCGCCAAGTCGGCGCTGGCAAAAAAGCCGGTTTGCTGGGCGTGCTGCCAGTCGGCAGGCTCGGCGAGGCGGTAGAGCATGAGCGTCTAAGAAGCGAATCAGGATAAAAAAGAACGTCATGCTGAGCGTAGCCGAAGCATCTCGTCCGGAGTAGTAATCAAAACCGATTGACGATTGAATTAGTACCCCACGCGAGATGCTTCGGCTACGCTCAGCATGACGTTCCAGATTTGTTCTTTTAAAGTCAGCGCAATCCTTATGCCTTCCAGAGCTCTTGCTGCACGTTCTTGCCCACGGTGAGCATGATACGGACCGGGTTCGGAATCAGCGTAATGCGGGCTTCTTTGCCGGGGTACTTTTCCGAATCAACCCAGACGCCCTCTTTGGGCGAGGGCGTGGAATTGGGGTCGCTGGGCAGGTAGGCGGTGGGCAGCAGCACGTCGGTGTCCGACTTCAAGTCGGCGTGCACCTTGTCGAGGGCCGTTTCGAGGAAGTCGCCGTACTCGTCGTTGAAGTCGTCTTCGAGGTCGTGCAGGGCTTCTTCCACGTCGTCGTAGCGGGCATCGTCGTAGGTGAGCTTGTGCAGTTCGGCCTTCTTCTCAATCAGGGCCACGAGGGCACGGTTCAGTTCTTCGGTCTTCATGGGGGGCGCTAAGGCAGATGATTGGCTGCAAAAATGGGAAGGTTTTGGCAAACCTACGCGGCATGCCGCGTAAGCAGATGCCGCCGCCGGCCGAATTGCTGCCGATACCAATCAAAACCGTATTTTTACCTCCACTAACC
Proteins encoded in this region:
- a CDS encoding carboxypeptidase-like regulatory domain-containing protein — translated: MRLLLFAFLLLGRSLGAGSATGQALAPLVLTGAVRDGQTQRPVPYASVSLLHTTVGTVSNGEGAFRLQVAGHAADTVLVQALGYAAQKQALSATLLANPPVFSLQPQAMELAPVRVTGPSPTALLNQAVRQTRADMASPLLLKTYYREFVTRDGVYTKFADALIDYYLEANPRQPEHPTVQAQVLQSRVGESPAHGGGLLTALLPKPLDVTMAGDYYNILQSSPFLDSTAFYFYTYRLQVLVADAETNEATGYVITCTPRTRAERHLRQATVYIDPTTLHIRRIESEVPVALQPYNYSVRAGVVSANVTTFYKRLEYREVHGRVYPAFVRMERGWQVVALAKAPTQYNFSSELVVTDLGANPAPIPHAQRYAGPLFRRGTRYEYPYWLESNAVAATKAEERAIQELSK
- a CDS encoding DUF952 domain-containing protein; its protein translation is MLYRLAEPADWQHAQQTGFFASADLAAEGFIHSSEQHQILETARRYYAGRADLVLLEWDEDALAAAGVRVAREWVPGRGQHFAHVFGPVPLAAVRRTWPLGVDEKGDFQLPIGL